In Diadema setosum chromosome 7, eeDiaSeto1, whole genome shotgun sequence, the DNA window TAGCCAGTCAAATACATATGAAATCAGTTTGTATTAGTACAGAATTCTAGATTATACATGCTAGTTCTGCAATTTGACAATTTTACTGTAATTGCATTATGCTGGAATCAATCTTACTGTAACTTGAATCAATAGTGGATAAAGACAGCCATTTTGTGGTTCTTGATCCTAAGCTATCATCACTATACATGTGAAAGGTGACGATATGTCTCTTATTTTTCCCTCCTTCACATTAGACAGGGAAATAAAATGTCTTGGAAACTGACTGCTTCatgtgattttgaaaaaaataaataaataaatttggaaaaaaaaaaaagcactgaaGTTTTCACTCACTATTCAGATGAAAACATGCAGGCTGCATGCAGCATGAACCAACAAAGGTACAAGACAGTTGAGATAATAAGAAGGATTTGTCATTACCATCTTTACCTGCTTCCAAATGGTTGTGAAGTCCGTGTTGCACTGTCCACATTTGAATGGTTGGATGAAGCCCTTGGACTGGTTCTTGTCCTTCTTGTCCATGTCCAGGATGGTGTTGACCACCTCCTCCAGACCAACCAAGATGATGAATTCATTGTTGGCTGCACTGGGAAGGAAGTGAAGCTCAGGCGGGGGTGGCTTTGGTGGAGGGATCTGGAGGAGGGTCTTTTCCAGCTGCTTGCGCAGCGCAAGCTTGGCTGCTGCCTGGCGGCTGGCCGCCGACTGGCCATCGTTGACCATCTGGGACTGTCGGCTGGACTGCTGTTGGTGTTGCTGTTGGTGCTGCATCTGGCGCGACACACTGTGGGTGGATGTCGACATGGCAGGAGCAGCCGTTGAGATTCGCACCACAGGGGCACGGACCATCTGGCCCGACTGCGATGATGCAGAGGACGATGATGACCGACTGGACTGCTGGGCCATGATGAGCGGTGGTGGACCAGAGTGGCCCTTCTGGTAGTTGTGCAGCGAGCGCTGTATATGCGAGCCTCGCATGAGCTGCGGCATGTCGGTTCGGTGTGCAGAGTTGGACTGAGGTTGAATACTTGCATGGGGCTTTGATCCCGACATCGATGAGTGTGCCATATTGGGCGGCAGTCCGGCACGGTGGCTATGTGAGTTGACAGGTGGCGCCACGCCACCCGCTGCTGCCCCAGCACTCACAGCAGCAGCAGAGACCACCCCTTCTGGCTTAGTAGGCACAGATACAGGCTGCTGCTGATTGAGTCTTAGCTTTTTCAAAAGAAGTaactttgtttcttcatttctgagTTCTTCATGCAGTTTCTTGATGACTGTGATACGTGCCTCTTGCTGTTCCTCTGACAGCTTATGAAGACAGTCAACAAAGCTGTCTGCATCATTTTCTTTGGACTCACTGGTGGAATCCGCTGTATCAGTTCTATATAGAAAGACCAAGCACATGGAGAAAAAACTTCAGGCATAGTATAACTATTGATTATCAAATAACTCACTTCCTCTACTATGCGGGTAATATCCCTTCAGTACAATTTCAGAGTAATTTAATTTTGAATTTAGTTGAATATCAGAAAACATAAAGATTTATTAAACTTGCAAGAATCAGGCAAAATTGACTACACTGCAGAGAGAAAAAGGCTCACTTATTGTACTTGCATTTATATTCTCAATAACCTGTCTTGCACATTCAGTTCAATATGataaacaatattttcataaaggATCATTACAAGTTTGCAGGACACATCACCTACTGGCTTGAGCTAGCATTTTAACCATGCAAATGCCAGTGGTTCATCCAATTATTCTGGATGTAAAAGAATATTCATGTAAATAGAACATTTTGGTGAAAATACACTGAATTCATTATgaccaacaacaaaaaggacaagtgataatttcatgaatgaaTAGAAAATGCAAACTTATAACTTTCTGTTAATGAATGAGGCACATTTTACAATGTTCACAATGACTGCCTTTAAATGACTAGAATAGAGACTTCTGTAATTTTGCATGCTTCTGCTAGTGTTATCAGGCAACTTCAAGTGTCTGTATTCTCCAAAATAGATAAGAAGTGACTCTACTCATGTGTGAAATGTGGCATGTTTCATAAATTtaccttattaaaaaaaaacaaaaaactcttTCCTGCACTGTTAAATTTACCTAAGAGGACATGTGACAAACGCTTGACTAAATTTCATGAAGCAGTTCACAGTGCCACTCATGGAAATGCAAACTTACAAAGAAGTTTGACAAGTGCACCAAACCCTTCATACAATTTTATAGTAGACACTCCAGTAACTTCTGAATTTACATCCAAGTGAGAGTTGGTGTGCTTTTGAGAGTACCGGTTATGTCTTTACCAGACAAACCAGTGTGTCACTCACACTTTTGATGTTCCTTCTTTGTCGACACTATCGTTTCTCCTGCCAGCTGCACTGTCTTCTGTGTCCATACTTTCTACATGTTCTACAGTTTGATCACTATCTACTACCTCCTTGGAGTCAATTCCTGAGCTGTCCTTTGGCACACTGGTTTCACTTGCATTGCAAGGTTCAGAGCCGGCATCCACAACCAATTTTTGCACTGTGTTCCTCACGTCTGAGTCATTTTCTACGTCTACATCCATTGCCTCACTCTCGCTGTCGGCACCGTTCACATCACTCTTTAGCCTCTCATGGTCTTTGGGATTCTCCCGCGTGCTTTCGGGCTCACCCTTGTGTTCCACATCCGTGCTTTCGGGCTCACCCTTGTGTTCCACATCCCGTCTTTCCCCATCTCCATTACAACTCCCTGAGTTATCTGTTCTATCTGAGTCAACATCACTATGCGACTTGGCTTCGTGAGGTGTGGATGCCGGGACATTCTCCTCCTTAGCACATGAAACACTCACTTCCGAGGGGCCGTCCCTTTGTTCCTCACCCTCTTTGTTCTCTTCAATCACAGAGTTGCACACGAGAGAAGGTGGTGATTTTTGGTCAGTGCTTTGTTGGCCCTCAGAATTGGATTCCACGTTAGGAGTGTTCTCCACGTTTGAGGCTGCATCCGGGCTAACCTCGGAGTTGGTCTCCGATTCACAAGTACTCTGAGGATCCTGTTTGGCCACAGGAGACAAATCCTGGTCATCTCCATTGGCTTCATCATTTGAATTAGCTGCTGCCTCCATAACATACTTGGGCAACGGCTCTTCCAGTTCATCTTCCTGAATACATCTTTCTTTAACATCATTCCTGTCCTTCCCATTGCTTGTAGGAGATTTCTCCTCAGTGGCAGATTCCACTTCCCCATTGCTGATTGCTACATGCACATTGGACACATCATCCGCATTGTTTCCTTCCGATATCTTTATCCTGCAAGAgggaaacaaaatcaaattagCAAATTCTGTTGCTAGTCACACGATAAAGTCATTACTGCAACATTACACATGCACCGTACCACTGAATTGCCCTCGTAATTTGCCATGAAGAGTCAAACAGTCGTTCAAGATACCTAGTACTGGTATGTGTACAATACATGTGTGAAAGCAGCACACATTGAatgtttcttttaatttctctcAAATTTCAGGCTGACTTTTTTGCAGGATAAATCACATAAATGAaccaagtgattttttttttttatacatttaaaAAACTACTCGGTTTCTGCTACAAGAGTATGTACAAAGAATGCATACATGCACATTGCATTGCATCTGTTATCACAGAAAATCTTGGGTAACATGCAAAACTTGTTGTAACTAAAACAATGTCATGTAAATCCAACAAAATTTGCATGAGCTCGGTAGTGGGTCACCTGCCTGATATTAAATGTAGATGACTGGACATACAGACTACGAggcaaaatgtgatgaataaCTTTGCCATTACATCAGCACACACAGGACCTTTCACCATACTATAAAACCGACAGCCTCAGCAAGTACAATATCCCAACAAccaaaaatcaaatgcattCAAATATGAGGTGATTTAGAGTATACAAAGAAATGATCAGGTGAGCAGTTAAAAATTGGCAGTTCAATAATATAACCACCTTCAACTGCAAATTTATGAATAGTTTCATGTTTGTGGTGCATTCCAATCTACACTGTAGGGCAAATCGGGAGTTAAGACTTAAGAGGATTAATGTGAAATGGTTGGAAAGATATGAAgtttacttttgaaaaaaaaaaagattaaacagCTGAGTATCCTGTAGAAGATATATTCAAGCAAATTAACTTTAAATGACTATTATTCTTATAAGAAACACCAACAGATACTTCCGATATTTCTTTGAGACAAActatgcgcttagaaacatcagtattaagtgCTATAAGtgttatttatcatcattattatcaaattTTATCTGTTTTAGGCAACATGGTTTCctcaatattttcttgttttctgttCAAAGTAACATAAACTACCACTGTATCTTGTGGCCTGATTCAGTACGATCATTGCattggttgttgctgttttgttttcatttcttttgaataaaatgagacaattcatttacaatttgtatcactaaaagaaaaaaaaaaagaaaaaagaagagtatCAGAATTCATAGGGACCAAATCAGACAATCAGCACTTGGTGATCAATATCAAAGTTCTTTGTTTGACAGGTCACATCTAGACATGAACTCatgaatgaaatgttttctGTACCTCTCATACCCTGATGCCGAACTCTGATACAATGTGAATATTTTATCACATAGAAAGAGAATCAATGTGCTAGCACACGATAGGATATTATCTAACCTTTTGGAGGCCAGTGCTGATTCATCTGGATCCAAGGCAATGTCTGAAGCATGATCTAGAGGCCGCTTAGCAGGCGCAGGACCCACCGCCACATCAGATACATGTAGCTCTTCTGACATGCTGATGTAGTTGCCTGCACATGATATAAAATCAGATAAATCCAGTGAATTGAGGACATTTGCAAAATATGGATGACATCTACACCTCTGCCCAATGGAGGCGCACAAAAGAAAATTTCCAGGGGAAGAGCAATTTGAAATGTAAGAATACTTTAAGTTTCCAAAATGTGTGAAAGTAGAGTCTGAATGTTTCCtagaaaacaacacaaatgcACACTAACATTTACGGAAACAATGACATACatctgtactgtacatgtatgttccctGTGCAGCAAAAACAGTGTATATTGTACATCATTACACGTATCAGGCATCTGAGCTGTGGTTTTTTGAAATTGCATTCCCCTCGTCGGGGTTACGCACCAGCAGGGAGAAgaggagcatttttttttttaatattcccCGCTTTGACAAACGCCTATGGGATTTGCATGTTAAAAACGAGGGGAATATAGCATCTGGGCACTTGAGCTCCCAGTGAGgaaaatttgctgttgatgACAGTTTCTCGCGGAGTAGTTTTGCGACGAAGGGCAAATTCCCATAGGTTAACACGTAAAAATAAACGACGATCACTGCTACTGTGTGAGCCTTGCTGTTTCTACGCGCGCCGCATACCCGAGTTTCGTGACAGAGGGCAAATTCCCATAGGTTAACACGTAAAAATAGAGGACGATCCCTGCGCCTGTGCGAGTTAGCTGTTATATGTGCACCGCGTACCCGAGCTGTGTATAGGGATGCAGCGCAGAGTGTGGCGTAGAGCTCGAGCTGGCGTCGAGTGGAaatttttgaatatttacattgtaatgatttatATTGCTGCTCAACATGCCTGaaatgggtaataataatgatatggactGTCTACTTTCGGGGGATACAAACACTTATTGCCCTcactagaattgtattgccctCGTTTTCGACTTGGGCAATACAATTCTAGCTCGTGCAATAAATGCTGTATCCCCCTCAAGGCCAATCcatattaaaatattatctaGACATCTGTTAACAGGCAAGAAAGTTCTTGGAAATCATTACTAGACATTCTATTCTGGTCACAACAATGCCCTTCTATTCTGTATACAGAACATGTAATACTGACTATACTATATGCACAGTAAAAATCAATGGGCTAGTCAGTCAACCATCATGCACAAAGCAGTCTAGCACAGTTGCCAATCAATAGTGCTGTTGAAGTTcagtactacattgtacatttgtacgtacattgtactatgaCAAACTGcaatgtacagtacacatgTACACTTCTGTacttacagtataacaatactGACATTCATGGGACAATGTACTGCATGTgatgtcatacattgtacagcttACAATGTGCACATTTGTGTCGAGTGCCTCCTTTTGATAGCCATACTCTAGCACCACAAAATAGTTCAcatattt includes these proteins:
- the LOC140230982 gene encoding uncharacterized protein isoform X1 — its product is MSEELHVSDVAVGPAPAKRPLDHASDIALDPDESALASKRIKISEGNNADDVSNVHVAISNGEVESATEEKSPTSNGKDRNDVKERCIQEDELEEPLPKYVMEAAANSNDEANGDDQDLSPVAKQDPQSTCESETNSEVSPDAASNVENTPNVESNSEGQQSTDQKSPPSLVCNSVIEENKEGEEQRDGPSEVSVSCAKEENVPASTPHEAKSHSDVDSDRTDNSGSCNGDGERRDVEHKGEPESTDVEHKGEPESTRENPKDHERLKSDVNGADSESEAMDVDVENDSDVRNTVQKLVVDAGSEPCNASETSVPKDSSGIDSKEVVDSDQTVEHVESMDTEDSAAGRRNDSVDKEGTSKVTDTADSTSESKENDADSFVDCLHKLSEEQQEARITVIKKLHEELRNEETKLLLLKKLRLNQQQPVSVPTKPEGVVSAAAVSAGAAAGGVAPPVNSHSHRAGLPPNMAHSSMSGSKPHASIQPQSNSAHRTDMPQLMRGSHIQRSLHNYQKGHSGPPPLIMAQQSSRSSSSSASSQSGQMVRAPVVRISTAAPAMSTSTHSVSRQMQHQQQHQQQSSRQSQMVNDGQSAASRQAAAKLALRKQLEKTLLQIPPPKPPPPELHFLPSAANNEFIILVGLEEVVNTILDMDKKDKNQSKGFIQPFKCGQCNTDFTTIWKQVKMDPKQGIMCEACIVSNQKKALKAEHTNRLKTAFVKALQQEQEIEQRIQQSQSSQQPSVSRVSNSVQRHRPPTIVHRSHGSMHHSSSGQPKQRVLNPAPSQRVVQPIHYAYIPNLPVSAPQIQIIPKQHLMAAHRSSADRQREYLLDMIPSKGLGHPQNPVIWKR
- the LOC140230982 gene encoding uncharacterized protein isoform X2 — its product is MSEELHVSDVAVGPAPAKRPLDHASDIALDPDESALASKRIKISEGNNADDVSNVHVAISNGEVESATEEKSPTSNGKDRNDVKERCIQEDELEEPLPKYVMEAAANSNDEANGDDQDLSPVAKQDPQSTCESETNSEVSPDAASNVENTPNVESNSEGQQSTDQKSPPSLVCNSVIEENKEGEEQRDGPSEVSVSCAKEENVPASTPHEAKSHSDVDSDRTDNSGSCNGDGERRDVEHKGEPESTDVEHKGEPESTRENPKDHERLKSDVNGADSESEAMDVDVENDSDVRNTVQKLVVDAGSEPCNASETSVPKDSSGIDSKEVVDSDQTVEHVESMDTEDSAAGRRNDSVDKEGTSKVTDTADSTSESKENDADSFVDCLHKLSEEQQEARITVIKKLHEELRNEETKLLLLKKLRLNQQQPVSVPTKPEGVVSAAAVSAGAAAGGVAPPVNSHSHRAGLPPNMAHSSMSGSKPHASIQPQSNSAHRTDMPQLMRGSHIQRSLHNYQKGHSGPPPLIMAQQSSRSSSSSASSQSGQMVRAPVVRISTAAPAMSTSTHSVSRQMQHQQQHQQQSSRQSQMVNDGQSAASRQAAAKLALRKQLEKTLLQIPPPKPPPPELHFLPSAANNEFIILVGLEEVVNTILDMDKKDKNQSKGFIQPFKCGQCNTDFTTIWKQDPKQGIMCEACIVSNQKKALKAEHTNRLKTAFVKALQQEQEIEQRIQQSQSSQQPSVSRVSNSVQRHRPPTIVHRSHGSMHHSSSGQPKQRVLNPAPSQRVVQPIHYAYIPNLPVSAPQIQIIPKQHLMAAHRSSADRQREYLLDMIPSKGLGHPQNPVIWKR